The following proteins come from a genomic window of Syngnathus acus chromosome 15, fSynAcu1.2, whole genome shotgun sequence:
- the LOC119134589 gene encoding uncharacterized protein LOC119134589 produces MRVCNGRQDGCQWESAIMRPNKGRQAHSAADGLALSAAKNRTAQIAKGDSGLCVVIDGSIIPTSPASSYRTCVRREVPPRWTSSVVFLDKLFSASLVAPDKRGAGQNVLYKSSAFVRICTPESSRGVGAAVLVGEQHDGSKSWGRRGAATSTQDRREESQEHPAKTAKGVEMDYCQFFLKTNTPEAWPKSLSLKEALELFRPDFISQSQGRVRMMEQRKRRGKGRTSAGLIRDEDVRRRRCTTCAGPVRDGDVRRRRCTTPDPLSDNLFKPSRRSISIKEMQQRSRRLYNKLPEVEKKKQEEEKRTVFQANRLRVDLFKKRLLDHILQR; encoded by the exons ATGAGAGTCTGCAACGGCCGACAGGATGGGTGCCAATGGGAATCTGCGATCATGAGGCCTAATAAGGGCAGACAAGCCCACTCAGCAGCTGATGGATTGGCGCTGAGCGCTGCGAAGAACAGGACGGCTCAGATTGCGAAGGGGGATAGCGGACTGTGCGTGGTGATAGATGGCTCAATCATTCCTACGTCCCCAGCGTCCTCCTACCGGACCTGCGTTCGCCGAGAAGTGCCGCCAAGGTGGACCAGCTCTGTTGTCTTTCTGGACAAGCTATTTTCAGCTTCCCTGGTGGCACCGGACAAGAGGGGAGCAGGACAAAACGTTCTGTATAAGTCTTCCGCGTTCGTTCGGATCTGCACACCGGAAAGTTCCAGAGGCGTCGGGGCGGCCGTGTTGGTCGGCGAGCAGCATGATGGAAGCAAGAGTTGGGGACGGCGTGGAGCAGCGACAT CAACTCAAGACAGGAGAGAAGAATCACAAGAACATCCGGCGAAGACGGCAAAAGGTGTCGAGATGGATTATTGTCAGTTCTTCTTGAAGACAAACACTCCAGAAGCCTGGCCCAAGTCGCTCAGTCTCAAA GAGGCTCTGGAGCTCTTCAGGCCAGACTTCATCAGCCAATCTCAGGGTCGAGTGAGGATGATGgagcagaggaagaggagggggaagggGAGGACCAGCGCCGGCCTGATACGAGACGAAGACGTGAGAAGGAGGAGGTGCACCACCTGTGCCGGCCCGGTACGAGACGGAGACGTGCGAAGGAGGAGGTGCACCACGCCGGATCCGCTTAGCG ATAACCTTTTCAAGCCAAGCAGGAGGTCGATATCAATTAAAGAAATGCAACAGCGATCCAGAAG gtTGTACAACAAGCTGCCAgaggtggaaaagaaaaagcaggaggaagagaagagaacaGTGTTCCAAGCCAACAGACTGCGAGTAGACCTCTTTAAAAAG AGACTTCTGGACCACATTCTGCAAAGATGA